Proteins co-encoded in one Desulfitobacterium hafniense DCB-2 genomic window:
- a CDS encoding 50S ribosomal protein L25, producing MSETAIQAVERKEKPKEVRSKGFVPGVIYGKGMDSISVKFDEKRLNKALQGRSQKAKISVQVAGETKQCFVGEIQKDITSGKTIHISMQVVEDDQVVKMKVPITFGGSEALSERKLIVLPYFSELELTGPSADIPEYVAVDVADKSLGDKITVADFMVSPSVSVLDDPEKIIAAITGAR from the coding sequence ATGAGCGAAACTGCAATTCAGGCTGTCGAAAGGAAAGAAAAACCCAAGGAAGTCCGAAGCAAAGGTTTTGTGCCGGGGGTAATCTACGGCAAAGGTATGGACTCCATCAGTGTGAAATTCGATGAGAAGAGGCTTAACAAGGCCCTGCAGGGCCGTTCTCAAAAAGCTAAAATCTCTGTGCAGGTTGCCGGCGAAACCAAGCAGTGCTTCGTCGGAGAAATTCAAAAGGATATTACTTCAGGAAAGACCATTCATATCTCTATGCAAGTGGTGGAAGATGATCAGGTTGTGAAGATGAAAGTTCCGATTACCTTCGGCGGCAGTGAAGCACTCAGTGAAAGAAAATTGATCGTACTGCCCTATTTTTCTGAATTGGAGCTGACAGGTCCCAGTGCCGATATTCCGGAATATGTGGCTGTCGATGTTGCGGATAAATCTTTAGGAGATAAAATTACTGTAGCAGACTTTATGGTCAGCCCTTCAGTAAGCGTACTGGATGATCCGGAAAAAATCATCGCGGCGATTACCGGCGCAAGATAG
- a CDS encoding N-acetylmuramoyl-L-alanine amidase codes for MRRMRRDGLNYRRRWNRGWMVAALFALVLIVTGSLVWKYNQKDEEIWSWTIGNQVVLIDAGHGGVDPGAVGKVSLEKDITLNISKHLQLLVQQSGGKPVMVREADVDLGTSEGLARRKREDLAQRIQLAKDFEADVYLSIHVNSSPNHSLTGPQVFYHEGLPEGKLLAEAIQTELNKLTGTKRVAKADQELFILKKAPQAAVTVEVGFLSNPQEEQKLNETDYQHQLSVAIYQGLSEYCRKLQKEGIPIVDIN; via the coding sequence ATGAGGAGAATGAGAAGGGATGGGCTCAACTATCGCAGACGATGGAATAGAGGTTGGATGGTAGCGGCGCTGTTCGCGCTGGTGCTTATTGTGACAGGCAGCTTAGTATGGAAGTATAACCAAAAGGACGAAGAAATCTGGAGTTGGACCATCGGTAATCAGGTTGTCCTTATCGACGCCGGGCACGGCGGCGTTGACCCGGGGGCTGTAGGCAAAGTCAGCCTGGAAAAGGATATTACCTTAAATATTTCCAAGCATCTGCAACTCCTTGTTCAACAATCGGGGGGTAAGCCAGTCATGGTTCGGGAAGCCGACGTGGATCTGGGAACTTCTGAAGGCCTTGCCAGAAGAAAAAGGGAGGACCTGGCACAACGAATCCAGCTGGCTAAAGATTTCGAGGCCGATGTCTACTTAAGTATTCATGTGAACAGCTCCCCCAACCACTCCTTAACCGGCCCCCAAGTTTTTTATCATGAGGGTTTACCGGAGGGAAAACTTCTGGCTGAGGCCATACAAACGGAACTCAATAAACTGACCGGAACCAAGCGGGTGGCCAAAGCCGACCAGGAGTTGTTTATTCTCAAGAAGGCACCCCAAGCCGCAGTGACTGTGGAAGTCGGTTTCCTGTCCAATCCTCAGGAAGAGCAGAAATTAAATGAAACAGACTACCAACATCAACTGAGCGTAGCCATCTACCAAGGTCTCTCCGAATATTGCCGTAAACTGCAAAAGGAGGGAATCCCCATCGTGGATATAAATTAA